The proteins below are encoded in one region of Streptomyces cyanogenus:
- a CDS encoding SigB/SigF/SigG family RNA polymerase sigma factor, giving the protein MLTDMSTSRPGTTATTAGGAATPNRRNHDDAPDTAELFARLAELDDGPERDAVRDELVTAWLPMAHRIAGRFRDRGESVEDLRQVAALGLVKAIDRFDPSRGAFESYAVPTITGEVKRHFRDRMWALRVPRRVQELRNRVRVARRELTQNPGSPEPTVADIAAHTGLTEEEVGAGMEALESFSTLSLDAELSAGDDGYSLADTLGEADTSYDVVVDREAAKEGLRRLPERERAILYMRFFEDMTQSRIADRLGISQMHVSRLISRSCARVRDEVLGGHRPGGTDRR; this is encoded by the coding sequence ATGCTGACCGACATGTCGACAAGCCGTCCCGGCACGACCGCCACCACCGCCGGCGGCGCCGCGACCCCCAACCGGCGGAACCATGACGACGCCCCCGACACCGCGGAGCTGTTCGCCCGGCTGGCTGAACTGGACGACGGTCCTGAGCGGGACGCCGTACGCGACGAACTCGTCACCGCCTGGCTGCCCATGGCCCACCGGATCGCCGGCCGGTTCCGCGACCGCGGAGAGTCCGTCGAGGATCTGCGCCAGGTGGCCGCGCTCGGGCTGGTGAAGGCCATCGACCGGTTCGACCCCTCGCGGGGAGCCTTCGAGAGCTATGCCGTGCCGACCATCACCGGGGAGGTCAAGCGGCACTTCCGCGACCGGATGTGGGCCCTGAGGGTGCCGCGCCGGGTGCAGGAACTGCGCAACCGGGTGCGGGTGGCCCGCCGCGAGCTCACCCAGAACCCCGGCAGCCCCGAACCCACCGTCGCCGACATCGCCGCCCACACCGGACTCACCGAGGAGGAGGTGGGCGCCGGCATGGAGGCGCTGGAGAGCTTCAGCACCCTCTCACTGGACGCCGAGCTGTCCGCCGGCGACGACGGCTACAGCCTCGCCGACACCCTCGGTGAGGCCGACACCTCCTACGACGTCGTGGTCGACCGCGAGGCCGCCAAGGAAGGGCTGCGCCGGCTGCCCGAACGTGAGCGGGCCATCCTTTACATGCGCTTCTTCGAGGACATGACGCAGAGCCGCATCGCCGACCGGCTCGGCATCTCCCAGATGCACGTCTCCCGGCTGATCAGCCGCAGCTGCGCCCGGGTGCGCGACGAGGTGCTCGGGGGCCACCGCCCCGGCGGCACCGACCGGCGGTGA
- a CDS encoding ATP-binding protein, with the protein MLDNHRTSSTAVLPEACRRVPCRPAEARRTVERVMTERCRARALPCPPETVADALLVTSELTTNALLHGGGITGFDVDVDSGGVRVSVSDRSDELPVTAHLGDEHGSARSGGRGWPIVCRLAQDVRVAELPRGGKCITAVVPLH; encoded by the coding sequence ATGCTCGACAACCACCGGACCAGCTCCACCGCCGTCCTGCCGGAGGCTTGCCGCCGGGTGCCGTGCCGGCCCGCCGAGGCCCGCAGAACGGTCGAGCGGGTCATGACCGAGCGGTGCCGGGCCCGCGCCCTGCCGTGCCCGCCCGAGACCGTGGCGGACGCCCTCCTGGTGACCTCGGAACTGACCACCAACGCCCTGCTGCACGGCGGCGGCATCACCGGCTTCGACGTCGACGTCGACTCCGGCGGTGTCCGCGTCTCCGTGAGTGACCGCAGCGACGAACTCCCCGTGACCGCCCACCTGGGCGACGAGCACGGCTCCGCCCGGTCCGGCGGCCGCGGCTGGCCCATCGTGTGCCGGCTGGCCCAGGACGTCCGGGTGGCCGAGCTGCCCCGCGGCGGCAAGTGCATCACGGCCGTCGTACCGCTGCACTGA
- a CDS encoding cyclic nucleotide-binding domain-containing protein — protein MTKAIKLLTALPQAQRERLMELAKEVSFREDTRIFEAGGTADRFWVIRSGAVHLDQQVTSRQRVTVASLGAGDLLGWSWLFPPYQWDFGAVAFTDVRAYEFDGPSVLGLCVEDPLLGLSLVRTVAEVLAGRLEATRGKLMEQYTMRRRSGPL, from the coding sequence ATGACCAAAGCGATCAAACTGCTCACCGCCCTCCCCCAGGCGCAGCGCGAGCGCCTGATGGAGCTGGCCAAGGAGGTCTCCTTCCGGGAGGACACCCGGATCTTCGAGGCGGGCGGCACCGCCGACCGGTTCTGGGTGATCCGCTCCGGCGCGGTCCACCTGGACCAGCAGGTGACCTCCCGGCAGCGGGTGACCGTGGCCTCGCTCGGCGCGGGCGACCTGCTCGGCTGGTCCTGGCTGTTCCCTCCGTACCAGTGGGACTTCGGCGCCGTGGCCTTCACCGACGTACGGGCCTACGAGTTCGACGGGCCGTCGGTGCTCGGACTGTGCGTGGAGGATCCACTGCTCGGGCTCTCGCTGGTCCGCACGGTGGCCGAGGTCCTCGCCGGCCGGCTGGAGGCGACCCGCGGAAAGCTGATGGAGCAGTACACGATGCGGCGGCGCAGCGGCCCGCTCTAG
- a CDS encoding MFS transporter — protein sequence MDTSESSSTGTGRAGERTPPDAPTAQEPPRRGWRRWAMDTRPLRIPAYRRLWSSTIVTAVGSQLTAVAVPKQIYDITHSSAWVGYASLAGLLPMVAFALWGGAVADTVDRRKLLLLTNSGIAVTSLLFWAQAVTGLESVAVLMVLLALQQAFFGLNSPARNASVARLVPARQLAAANALGSTVMQTGLVAGPLLAGALIPVIGLPELYLIDALALCVTVWAVVRLPALPPLGEAARRAGVREIAAGFRYISRHKVLLLSFLADIVAMVFGMPRALFPQLAAQTYGSYGEGLALGVLFAGIPVGAVLGGLFSGVFSRARRHGWMVIGAVVGWGVAVAGFGLSGNLWVAVAFLAAAGVADMVSMVFRGAILLSAATDDMRGRMQGVFTVVVAGGPRLADVLHGTAGSAFGPRAAVAGGGALVVVMMLALAGAVPALRRYRI from the coding sequence GTGGACACGAGTGAGAGCAGCAGCACCGGGACCGGCCGGGCCGGGGAGCGGACGCCGCCCGACGCGCCGACGGCGCAGGAACCGCCCCGGCGCGGCTGGCGCCGCTGGGCGATGGACACCCGGCCGCTGCGCATCCCCGCCTACCGGCGCCTGTGGTCGTCGACCATCGTCACCGCCGTCGGCAGCCAGCTCACCGCCGTCGCCGTACCCAAGCAGATCTACGACATCACCCACTCCTCGGCCTGGGTCGGCTACGCCAGCCTCGCGGGCCTGCTGCCGATGGTGGCCTTCGCGCTGTGGGGCGGTGCGGTCGCCGACACCGTCGACCGCCGCAAGCTGCTGCTGCTGACCAACAGCGGTATCGCCGTGACCTCGCTGCTGTTCTGGGCCCAAGCCGTCACCGGGCTGGAGTCCGTCGCCGTGCTCATGGTGCTGCTCGCGCTCCAGCAGGCCTTCTTCGGTCTCAACTCCCCGGCCCGCAACGCCTCCGTCGCCCGCCTGGTCCCCGCGCGGCAGCTGGCGGCCGCCAACGCGCTCGGCTCGACGGTGATGCAGACCGGCCTGGTGGCCGGCCCGCTGCTCGCCGGTGCGCTGATCCCGGTCATCGGGCTGCCCGAGCTGTATCTGATCGACGCGCTGGCGCTGTGCGTCACCGTGTGGGCCGTCGTCCGGCTGCCCGCCCTGCCGCCGCTGGGCGAGGCCGCCCGCCGTGCCGGCGTGCGCGAGATAGCCGCCGGGTTCCGGTACATCTCCCGGCACAAGGTGCTGCTGCTGTCCTTCCTCGCCGACATCGTCGCCATGGTGTTCGGCATGCCCCGCGCCCTGTTCCCGCAGCTGGCCGCGCAGACGTACGGCTCCTACGGCGAGGGGCTCGCGCTCGGTGTGCTGTTCGCCGGCATCCCGGTCGGCGCGGTGCTCGGCGGGCTGTTCTCCGGCGTGTTCTCGCGGGCCCGCCGGCACGGCTGGATGGTGATCGGGGCGGTCGTCGGCTGGGGGGTGGCCGTCGCCGGGTTCGGGCTGAGCGGGAACCTCTGGGTCGCCGTGGCCTTCCTCGCCGCGGCCGGCGTCGCCGACATGGTCTCCATGGTGTTCCGCGGGGCCATCCTGCTGTCGGCCGCGACCGACGACATGCGCGGGCGGATGCAGGGGGTGTTCACGGTGGTCGTCGCGGGCGGGCCGCGCCTGGCGGACGTACTGCACGGCACCGCGGGCTCGGCGTTCGGCCCGCGGGCCGCGGTCGCGGGCGGCGGCGCCCTGGTGGTCGTGATGATGCTGGCCCTGGCCGGCGCCGTCCCGGCGCTGCGCCGCTACCGGATCTGA
- a CDS encoding LysE/ArgO family amino acid transporter, which translates to MNHALTAAAAGFGTGLSLIVAIGAQNAFVLRQGVRRDAVLAVVGICALSDALLIALGVGGVGAVVVAWPGALRAVGVVGGAFLLAYGVLAARRVLGPGTGLRAEGEAAGSRRRAVLTCLALTWLNPHVYLDTVFLLGSLAADRGPLRWTFGLGAALASLCWFAALGFGARLLGRFLGRPGAWRVLDGLVAVTMLGLGATLVAGA; encoded by the coding sequence ATGAACCACGCCCTGACCGCCGCGGCTGCCGGATTCGGCACCGGCCTCTCCCTGATCGTCGCCATCGGCGCGCAGAACGCCTTCGTCCTCCGGCAGGGGGTGCGGCGGGACGCCGTTCTCGCCGTGGTCGGCATCTGCGCCCTGTCCGACGCCCTGCTCATCGCACTCGGTGTCGGTGGGGTCGGCGCGGTGGTGGTGGCCTGGCCGGGCGCGCTGCGGGCGGTCGGGGTCGTGGGCGGTGCCTTCCTGCTCGCCTACGGCGTTCTGGCCGCCCGCCGGGTGCTCGGACCCGGCACCGGGCTGCGCGCGGAGGGCGAGGCGGCCGGCTCGCGCCGCCGGGCGGTGCTCACCTGCCTGGCCCTGACCTGGCTGAACCCGCACGTCTACCTGGACACCGTGTTCCTGCTCGGCTCCCTGGCCGCCGACCGGGGACCGCTGCGCTGGACCTTCGGACTCGGCGCCGCACTCGCCAGCCTGTGCTGGTTCGCCGCCCTCGGCTTCGGCGCCCGGCTGCTCGGCCGGTTCCTTGGCCGGCCGGGTGCCTGGCGGGTACTGGACGGCCTGGTCGCCGTCACCATGCTGGGCCTCGGCGCGACTCTGGTCGCCGGGGCCTGA
- a CDS encoding LysR family transcriptional regulator ArgP, producing MMSELPLEQVRTLLAVVDEGTFDAAAATLHVTPSAVSQRVKALEQRTGRVLLQRTKPVRPTESGAVLVRFARQLARLERDAWGELGLSGTGEPTRVSVAVNADSLATWFLPALSLVPDLCFELHREDEDHTAALLREGLVMAAVTSSPDPVPGCTVRPLGRMRYLPAAAPGFAAAHLAGRPLPEALSRAPVVAFDRKDDFQDGFARRLGLGAASPFRHHVPTSEGFLDAVAAGLGWGMVPEVQAGPLLGQGRLVVLDPGAWMDVTLHWQQWRLDSPALAALADAVTATAARALRD from the coding sequence GTGATGTCGGAGCTGCCTCTGGAACAGGTGCGGACGTTGCTGGCCGTGGTGGACGAGGGCACCTTCGACGCGGCCGCCGCCACGCTGCACGTGACGCCGTCGGCGGTCAGCCAGCGGGTCAAGGCCCTCGAACAGCGCACCGGCCGGGTGCTGCTCCAGCGCACCAAGCCGGTACGGCCCACGGAGTCCGGCGCCGTCCTGGTGCGGTTCGCCCGGCAGCTCGCCCGGCTGGAGCGGGACGCCTGGGGCGAGCTGGGGCTGAGCGGCACCGGGGAGCCGACGCGGGTCTCGGTCGCGGTCAACGCGGACTCGCTCGCGACCTGGTTCCTGCCGGCCCTGTCCCTGGTGCCGGACCTCTGCTTCGAGCTCCACCGGGAGGACGAGGACCACACGGCGGCGCTGCTGCGCGAGGGCCTGGTGATGGCGGCCGTGACCTCCTCGCCCGACCCGGTGCCCGGCTGCACCGTCCGTCCGCTCGGCCGGATGCGCTACCTGCCGGCGGCCGCTCCCGGGTTCGCCGCGGCCCACCTGGCGGGCCGGCCCCTGCCGGAGGCGCTGTCCCGGGCGCCCGTGGTGGCCTTCGACCGCAAGGACGACTTCCAGGACGGCTTCGCCCGCCGGCTCGGCCTGGGCGCCGCGAGCCCGTTCCGGCACCATGTGCCCACCTCGGAGGGCTTCCTCGACGCGGTCGCCGCCGGGCTCGGCTGGGGCATGGTCCCGGAGGTGCAGGCCGGACCGCTGCTCGGGCAGGGGCGGCTGGTCGTGCTCGACCCCGGCGCATGGATGGACGTCACCCTCCACTGGCAGCAGTGGAGGCTCGACTCCCCCGCGCTGGCGGCCCTGGCCGACGCGGTCACCGCAACGGCTGCGCGGGCGCTGCGCGACTGA
- a CDS encoding WhiB family transcriptional regulator, which translates to MDNWRDHAACRHEDPDLFFPIGTTGPAQVQTQQAKVVCGRCPVREQCLDWALDTAQSIGIWGGTTELERRALRRRARSRPRSG; encoded by the coding sequence ATGGACAACTGGCGCGACCATGCCGCGTGCCGCCACGAGGACCCCGACCTCTTCTTCCCGATCGGCACCACCGGGCCGGCGCAGGTGCAGACCCAGCAGGCGAAGGTGGTGTGCGGGCGCTGCCCGGTACGGGAGCAGTGCTTGGACTGGGCACTGGACACGGCGCAGAGTATCGGCATCTGGGGCGGTACGACGGAGCTGGAGCGCCGGGCGCTCAGGCGCCGCGCCCGCTCCCGGCCGCGCTCCGGCTGA
- a CDS encoding DUF6098 family protein produces the protein MSAPENLPVMTTLTEVARLVEQHRGLYVRWSKGPGVDLDDVSSTDELTGVPMPGLSANPLDVEDWWQDRSVELWVARRLYDYAHLPHDKGPGVRPWVLTGRETGRGPDNEPLVADVDPLCWIADEVIGAARDEVARQEREWGTLRRGGR, from the coding sequence ATGAGCGCACCGGAGAACCTGCCGGTCATGACCACGCTCACCGAGGTGGCCCGCCTGGTGGAACAGCACCGCGGCCTGTACGTGCGCTGGTCGAAAGGGCCCGGGGTCGACCTCGACGACGTCTCCAGCACCGACGAACTGACCGGTGTCCCCATGCCAGGGCTGTCCGCGAACCCGCTCGACGTGGAGGACTGGTGGCAGGACCGGTCGGTCGAGCTGTGGGTGGCACGCCGCCTGTACGACTACGCGCACCTGCCGCACGACAAGGGCCCCGGCGTCCGTCCCTGGGTCCTGACGGGCCGGGAGACGGGCCGGGGCCCCGACAACGAGCCGCTCGTGGCCGATGTCGATCCGCTGTGCTGGATCGCCGACGAGGTGATCGGCGCGGCCAGGGACGAGGTGGCCCGGCAGGAGCGGGAGTGGGGGACCCTGCGCCGCGGCGGACGCTGA
- a CDS encoding sensor histidine kinase, whose product MPLRKRLVVRLLFVSALIAVCSVAATAWLAVTTTTSALKEEQGQDLAADNRILAQLSGYAATHADWTGVRHTLRELAGRTGRRIALTTPDRTLVADSAPRGTPLPPRPAATVDPLRTDTYTESGTQLSGIDPRVVGPYRLPAKERARLDALATKRERCYERYGLQATVVRTASGRPVVTTADAGPADYGATVCEDGRLNTPTPTEQKALDALSDLARPCLHQAGVDLGGRLFLTFDPSGKDPFGGGYLVAKYVKLGTGEAARSAQACLRTARRTQLEPYVAPVAELFLGIGDQSPARFDMSPANKAKVVGVAGLVLAVTVAVTAVVAVRLVRPLRALTLAAQQPPELHVRVPVTTRDETGILAEAFNGLTERRERLEAQRKAMVSDIAHELRSPLTNIRGWLEVVRDGVVDPDPALLDSLHEEALVLQRIIDDLQDLAAADAGTLRLHREPLRSGDLLDQVAAAHRVAADAAGVALRTRTDAAVWLDADPVRMRQAVGNLVSNALRHTPAGGTVTLAGRRDGADVVLTVTDTGAGIAPEDLPHVFERFWRAEKSRSRRTGGSGLGLPIVRHLVAAHGGTAEVASEPGAGAVFTLRLPAVPPPGDEP is encoded by the coding sequence ATCCCGTTGCGCAAGCGGCTGGTCGTCCGGCTGCTGTTCGTCTCCGCGCTGATCGCCGTCTGCTCGGTCGCGGCGACGGCCTGGCTCGCGGTGACCACCACGACCAGCGCCCTGAAGGAGGAGCAGGGCCAGGACCTCGCCGCCGACAACCGCATCCTCGCCCAGCTCAGCGGTTACGCCGCCACCCACGCCGACTGGACGGGGGTCCGGCACACCCTGCGGGAGCTGGCCGGCCGCACCGGGCGCCGGATCGCGCTCACCACGCCCGACCGCACCCTGGTCGCCGACTCCGCGCCCCGCGGCACTCCGCTGCCGCCCCGGCCCGCCGCCACCGTCGACCCGCTGCGCACCGACACCTACACCGAGTCCGGCACCCAGCTGAGCGGCATCGACCCGCGCGTGGTGGGCCCGTACCGGCTCCCGGCGAAGGAACGCGCCCGGCTGGACGCGCTGGCCACGAAGCGCGAGCGGTGCTACGAGCGCTACGGACTGCAGGCCACCGTCGTACGGACCGCGAGCGGGCGGCCCGTGGTCACCACCGCGGACGCCGGCCCCGCCGACTACGGGGCCACGGTGTGCGAGGACGGACGGCTCAACACGCCCACCCCGACCGAGCAGAAGGCCCTGGACGCCCTGTCCGACCTGGCCCGGCCCTGCCTGCACCAGGCCGGCGTGGACCTCGGCGGACGGCTGTTCCTCACCTTCGACCCCAGCGGCAAGGACCCCTTCGGCGGCGGCTACCTGGTCGCCAAGTACGTCAAGCTCGGCACCGGCGAGGCCGCGCGGTCGGCCCAGGCGTGCCTGCGGACCGCCCGCCGCACCCAGCTGGAACCCTATGTCGCCCCGGTGGCCGAGCTGTTCCTCGGCATCGGCGACCAGAGCCCGGCCCGCTTCGACATGTCACCGGCCAACAAGGCCAAGGTGGTCGGCGTGGCCGGCCTCGTCCTCGCCGTCACCGTCGCCGTGACCGCCGTCGTCGCCGTCCGGCTGGTACGGCCGCTGCGCGCGCTCACCCTGGCCGCGCAGCAGCCGCCCGAACTGCATGTACGGGTGCCGGTGACCACCCGCGACGAGACGGGCATCCTCGCCGAGGCGTTCAACGGCCTGACCGAGCGGCGCGAACGCCTGGAGGCGCAGCGCAAGGCCATGGTCAGCGACATCGCGCACGAGCTGCGCAGTCCGCTCACCAACATCCGGGGCTGGCTGGAGGTCGTCCGGGACGGGGTCGTCGACCCGGACCCGGCGCTGCTGGACTCGCTGCACGAGGAGGCCCTGGTCCTCCAGCGGATCATCGACGACCTGCAGGACCTCGCCGCGGCCGACGCCGGCACCCTGCGCCTGCACCGCGAGCCGCTGCGCTCCGGCGACCTGCTCGACCAGGTCGCCGCCGCCCACCGGGTCGCCGCCGACGCGGCCGGGGTCGCCCTGCGCACCCGGACCGACGCCGCCGTCTGGCTGGACGCCGACCCGGTGCGGATGCGGCAGGCCGTCGGGAACCTGGTGTCCAACGCGCTGCGGCACACCCCCGCCGGCGGCACCGTCACGCTCGCCGGCCGCCGGGACGGGGCCGACGTCGTGCTCACCGTGACCGACACCGGCGCGGGCATCGCGCCCGAGGACCTGCCGCACGTCTTCGAGCGGTTCTGGCGCGCGGAGAAGTCCCGCAGCCGCCGCACCGGCGGCAGCGGGCTGGGCCTGCCGATCGTCCGCCACCTGGTCGCCGCCCACGGCGGCACGGCGGAGGTGGCGAGCGAGCCGGGGGCGGGCGCGGTGTTCACCCTGCGGCTGCCCGCGGTGCCGCCGCCCGGCGACGAGCCCTGA
- a CDS encoding response regulator transcription factor yields the protein MCAHVLVAEDDEKQAELIRRSLLAEGHTATVVHDGAAALDAARRLRPDLLVLDLMLPVLDGFGVCRALRGGTEQPDLPVVMLTARSGEDDLLLGLDAGADDYLTKPYSPRELMARIRTVLRRSGRGIGARGEDPVVRAAGISVDPVRHEVRCDGAPVECTPAEFQILLAMAGEPERVFTRRQLLQCTRGFDRASTERAVDVHIMNLRRKIEPDPRRPVRLLTVFGVGYKLTGTRA from the coding sequence GTGTGCGCACATGTGCTGGTCGCCGAGGACGACGAGAAACAGGCCGAACTGATCCGCCGCTCCCTGCTGGCCGAGGGCCACACCGCCACGGTGGTGCACGACGGCGCGGCAGCGCTGGACGCCGCCCGCCGCCTGCGCCCCGACCTCCTCGTCCTGGACCTGATGCTGCCCGTCCTCGACGGTTTCGGCGTGTGCCGGGCGCTGCGCGGCGGCACCGAGCAGCCGGACCTCCCGGTGGTGATGCTCACCGCCCGCTCCGGCGAGGACGACCTGCTGCTCGGCCTCGACGCCGGCGCCGACGACTACCTGACCAAGCCGTACAGCCCGCGCGAACTGATGGCCCGTATCCGTACGGTCCTCAGACGCAGCGGGCGGGGCATCGGCGCCCGGGGCGAGGATCCCGTCGTACGGGCCGCCGGGATCAGCGTGGACCCGGTACGGCACGAGGTGCGCTGCGACGGCGCACCCGTGGAGTGCACACCGGCCGAGTTCCAGATCCTGCTGGCCATGGCGGGCGAACCGGAACGGGTGTTCACCCGGCGCCAGCTGCTGCAGTGCACCCGCGGCTTCGACCGAGCCTCCACCGAGCGGGCCGTCGACGTGCACATCATGAACCTGCGCCGCAAGATCGAGCCCGACCCGCGCCGCCCGGTCCGGCTGCTGACCGTGTTCGGCGTCGGCTACAAACTGACCGGTACCCGCGCGTGA
- a CDS encoding L,D-transpeptidase family protein: MIQRRTAFALLASPLLLTGCGGGAEATERRTRARGPAPAPTPETSTRPAPRGIPGLGPQRTAAIPERCAQAVVVTGRGRNSPRCTVVLHQRTDTGWQAGPAWPAHNALHGWSAHHMAGDLRSPLGVYTLSDAGGLLPDPGSKLPYHHSGGFHSPGTGFEGEPLEGSFDYVVAIDYNRRPGTSPLDWTRPLGPGRGGGVWLHVDHGGPTHGCVSVAKAHMKELLRTLDPGRHPVVVMGDADWLAQ, translated from the coding sequence ATGATCCAACGCAGAACCGCCTTCGCCCTCCTCGCCTCCCCGCTGCTGCTCACCGGCTGCGGCGGCGGAGCCGAGGCGACCGAGCGCCGGACCCGGGCCCGCGGCCCGGCGCCGGCGCCCACCCCCGAGACATCCACCCGGCCGGCACCGAGGGGCATACCCGGGCTCGGGCCCCAGCGGACCGCGGCGATACCCGAGCGCTGTGCGCAGGCCGTCGTCGTCACCGGGCGGGGCCGCAACTCCCCGCGCTGCACGGTCGTCCTGCACCAGCGCACCGACACCGGTTGGCAGGCCGGCCCCGCCTGGCCCGCCCACAACGCGCTGCACGGCTGGAGCGCCCACCACATGGCCGGCGACCTGCGCTCCCCGCTCGGCGTCTACACCCTCTCCGACGCCGGCGGCCTGCTCCCGGACCCCGGCAGCAAGCTGCCGTACCACCACTCCGGCGGATTCCACTCGCCCGGCACCGGCTTCGAGGGCGAGCCGCTGGAAGGATCCTTCGACTACGTCGTCGCCATCGACTACAACCGCAGGCCGGGCACCTCGCCGCTGGACTGGACGCGTCCCCTCGGCCCGGGGCGCGGCGGGGGAGTGTGGCTGCACGTCGACCACGGCGGGCCCACCCACGGCTGCGTCAGCGTCGCCAAGGCGCACATGAAGGAGCTGCTGCGCACCCTCGACCCCGGCCGGCACCCGGTCGTCGTCATGGGCGACGCCGACTGGCTCGCGCAGTGA
- a CDS encoding M1 family metallopeptidase, with amino-acid sequence MTPPSRQPARRRTAVLATVPVTVAALLGTTGPTAAGTTGAPGAGDPYFPLSGNGGYDVRHYDLTLGYDPGSRRLDATAVLTARATRKLTRFDLDLKGLKVTAVTVDRTAAAFRRDGQELVVSPRHALREGQEFRVTVAYHGTPKPVTDPDGSADGWITTDDGAFVAGEPQGAMTWFPANGHPKDKASYDFTITVPQGRTAVANGVLLGQRTAHRKTTFRWRETQPMAAYLATATIGKFHVERYTTRDGIQVYNAVDAREARAAAPVLKKLPAVLAWESKLFGPYPFRSAGSIVDHAPDVGYALETQTRPLYDSAPDLDTLVHESAHQWFGDSVTLTAWKDIWLNEGFATYAEWLYSEQHGGRSAQRAFDALYARPAGDGLWAYPPGDPGSGAHIFGTPVYARGAMALHALRRAVGDRDFLRILRAWTTAHRGGHATTAQFVRLAEKTSGKQVDRLLRTWLYTQGKPNRP; translated from the coding sequence GTGACGCCACCGAGCAGACAGCCCGCCCGCCGCCGTACCGCCGTTCTCGCCACCGTGCCCGTCACCGTGGCGGCCCTCCTCGGCACCACCGGACCCACGGCTGCCGGTACCACCGGCGCACCCGGCGCGGGCGACCCGTACTTCCCGCTCAGCGGCAACGGCGGCTACGACGTCCGCCACTACGACCTGACACTCGGTTACGACCCCGGCTCCCGCCGCCTGGACGCCACAGCGGTCCTCACCGCACGCGCCACCCGGAAGCTCACCCGGTTCGACCTCGACCTGAAGGGCCTGAAGGTCACCGCCGTCACCGTCGACCGCACCGCGGCGGCCTTCCGGCGCGACGGCCAGGAGCTCGTCGTCAGCCCGCGCCACGCCCTGCGCGAGGGGCAGGAGTTCCGCGTCACGGTCGCCTACCACGGCACCCCGAAGCCGGTCACCGACCCCGACGGCTCGGCCGACGGCTGGATCACCACCGACGACGGTGCGTTCGTCGCGGGCGAGCCGCAGGGCGCGATGACCTGGTTCCCGGCCAACGGCCATCCCAAGGACAAGGCGTCGTACGACTTCACCATCACCGTGCCCCAGGGCCGTACTGCCGTCGCCAACGGGGTCCTGCTCGGGCAGCGCACCGCGCACCGGAAGACCACCTTCCGCTGGCGCGAGACCCAGCCCATGGCCGCCTACCTGGCCACCGCCACCATCGGGAAGTTCCACGTCGAGCGGTACACCACCCGCGACGGCATCCAGGTGTACAACGCCGTGGACGCCCGCGAGGCGCGCGCCGCCGCGCCCGTCCTGAAGAAGCTGCCCGCCGTACTCGCCTGGGAGAGCAAGCTGTTCGGGCCGTACCCGTTCCGGTCCGCAGGCTCGATCGTCGACCACGCCCCGGACGTCGGCTACGCCCTGGAGACCCAGACCCGGCCGCTCTACGACTCCGCACCCGACCTCGACACCCTCGTCCACGAGAGCGCCCACCAGTGGTTCGGTGACTCCGTCACCCTCACCGCCTGGAAGGACATCTGGCTCAACGAGGGCTTCGCCACCTACGCCGAGTGGCTCTACAGCGAGCAGCACGGCGGCCGCAGCGCCCAGCGGGCCTTCGACGCCCTCTACGCCCGGCCCGCCGGCGACGGCCTGTGGGCCTACCCGCCCGGCGACCCCGGCAGCGGCGCCCACATCTTCGGCACGCCCGTCTACGCCCGCGGCGCCATGGCCCTGCACGCACTGCGCCGGGCCGTCGGCGACCGGGACTTCCTCCGGATCCTGCGCGCCTGGACCACCGCGCACCGCGGCGGGCACGCGACCACCGCACAGTTCGTCAGGCTTGCCGAGAAGACCTCGGGGAAGCAGGTGGACAGGCTGCTGCGCACCTGGCTCTACACGCAAGGCAAGCCGAACAGACCCTGA
- a CDS encoding DUF488 domain-containing protein: protein MSVRVRRIYEPPEPDDGLRVLVDRLWPRGLAKDEARVDEWPKDLTPSAGLRKWYHGGGSYEEFRSRYEEELGAPEATELLDRLRESARTGTVTLLTASKKTEESHAHVLAELLQG, encoded by the coding sequence GTGAGCGTGCGTGTGCGCCGGATCTACGAACCGCCCGAGCCCGACGACGGCCTGCGCGTGCTGGTCGACCGGCTGTGGCCGCGCGGCCTCGCCAAGGACGAGGCGCGGGTGGACGAGTGGCCGAAGGACCTGACCCCGTCCGCCGGGCTGCGCAAGTGGTATCACGGCGGTGGCTCGTACGAGGAGTTCAGGAGCCGCTACGAGGAGGAACTCGGCGCCCCGGAGGCCACCGAACTGCTGGACCGGCTCAGGGAGTCGGCCCGCACGGGCACGGTGACCCTCCTGACGGCGTCCAAGAAGACCGAGGAGAGCCACGCGCACGTCCTCGCGGAGCTGCTGCAGGGCTGA